The Falco naumanni isolate bFalNau1 chromosome 14, bFalNau1.pat, whole genome shotgun sequence genome includes a window with the following:
- the BRS3 gene encoding bombesin receptor subtype-3, with product MSQVYLHSANQTLCASTDGTELKSITDNETTNEKWTEDSFPGLEILCTIYVTYAVIISVGLLGNAILIKVFFKIKSMQTVPNIFITSLAFGDLLLLLTCVPIDATRYIVDTWLFGRIGCKLLSFIQLTSVGVSVFTLTVLSADRYRAIVKPLELQTSDALLKTCCKAGCVWIISMIFAIPEAVFSDLYSFTNPEKNVTFEACAPYPVSEKILQEAHSLVCFLVFYIVPLAVISVYYFLIARTLYKSTANMPAEEHGHARKQIESRKRVAKTVLVLVALFAFCWLPNHILYLYRSFTYHASVDASTFHLIATIFSRALAFSNSCVNPFALYWLSKSFRQHFKKQVSCCKAKFRTKPPSATHSNTPTRALSVTGSTHGSEISVTLLTDCSITKEEESV from the exons ATGTCTCAAGTATACTTGCATTCAGCTAATCAGACTTTGTGTGCATCTACAGACGGTACAGAACTGAAATCAATCACTGATAATGAaaccacaaatgaaaaatggacTGAAGACTCCTTTCCAGGATTAGAAATACTGTGCACAATTTATGTTACATATGCTGTGATCATTTCAGTGGGTCTCCTTGGAAATGCTATACTCATCAAAGTCTTTTTCAAGATTAAATCAATGCAGACGGTTCCAAACATCTTCATCACCAGCCTGGCATTTGGAGACCTACTGCTTTTATTAACTTGTGTGCCTATAGATGCAACACGTTACATTGTGGATACCTGGCTCTTCGGAAGAATTGGGTGCAAGCTGCTGTCTTTTATCCAGTTAACCTCAGTTGGAGTATCAGTGTTTACCCTGACTGTTCTCAGTGCTGACAG GTACAGAGCCATCGTTAAGCCCCTGGAACTGCAGACTTCGGATGCGCTCCTGAAGACGTGCTGTAAAGCTGGCTGTGTTTGGATCATCTCCATGATATTTGCTATCCCAGAGGctgttttttcagatttgtattCTTTCACCAATCCtgagaaaaatgtaacttttgaGGCATGTGCTCCCTATCCTGTATCTGAGAAGATCCTGCAGGAAGCTCACTCCCTGGTTTGCTTCTTAGTGTTCTATATTGTACCCTTAGCTGTCATTTCTGTCTACTATTTTCTTATTGCCAGAACTTTATATAAAAGTACAGCCAACATGCCAGCAGAAGAACATGGTCATGCCCGTAAGCAG ATTGAATCCCGCAAGAGAGTTGCAAAAACAGTGCTGGTGCTTGTTGCTTTGTTTGCCTTTTGCTGGTTGCCTAACCATATCCTCTACCTATACCGCTCTTTTACATACCATGCTTCTGTAGATGCTTCCACCTTTCATCTGATAGCTACTATTTTTTCCCGTGCCTTGGCCTTCAGCAATTCCTGCGTCAATCCTTTTGCTCTTTATTGGCTGAGCAAAAGTTTCcggcaacattttaaaaagcaagtctCATGCTGCAAGGCAAAATTTCGTACAAAGCCTCCCAGTGCTACCCACAGTAATACACCTACCAGAGCCCTGTCAGTTACGGGCAGCACGCATGGCTCAGAAATCAGTGTTACACTGCTAACAGATTGTAGTAtcacaaaagaagaagaaagtgtttAG